One segment of Macrotis lagotis isolate mMagLag1 chromosome 1, bilby.v1.9.chrom.fasta, whole genome shotgun sequence DNA contains the following:
- the LOC141509978 gene encoding platelet glycoprotein VI-like isoform X1 — protein MTHIFSVLLSFGLCLCWGIWAQDGTLPKPSLRAEPGSVIPQGKQVKIWCEGVPGANLYLLRKGRVHLNMDKSADGREAQLLISSMRANTAGHYRCLYQRQTLWSEVSEPLELIVTGRYKSPSLLALPSSQVASGQDVTLQCQTEKQYNMTVLYKDEEQINFSVAQPHGRASQANFSILAATPAHGGTYQCYSFHSYIPHEWSASSDPLVLRVSVPGTTKEPPLPQSSVDPQALTSSPPNE, from the exons GGCTGTGTCTGTGCTGGGGCATCTGGGCACAAGATG GCACATTGCCTAAACCCTCCCTCAGGGCTGAGCCAGGCTCGGTGATTCCCCAGGGGAAACAGGTGAAAATCTGGTGTGAAGGGGTCCCAGGGGCTAATCTGTACCTTCTGAGGAAGGGAAGAGTCCACCTCAACATGGACAAGTCTGCAGATGGGAGGGAGGCCCAGTTACTCATCTCTTCCATGAGAGCAAATACTGCTGGGCACTACAGATGTCTCTACCAAAGACAAACATTATGGTCAGAGGTCAGTGAGCCCCTGGAGCTGATAGTGACAG gaCGATATAAGTCTCCCTCCCTCTTAGCCTTGCCCAGCTCCCAGGTGGCCTCAGGACAGGACGTGACCCTCCAGTGCCAGACAGAGAAACAGTATAATATGACTGTTCTATACAAGGATGAAGAACAAATCAACTTCAGCGTGGCCCAGCCCCATGGAAGGGCATCTCAGGCCAACTTCTCCATCCTGGCTGCGACCCCCGCTCATGGAGGAACTTACCAATGCTACTCTTTTCATAGTTACATCCCCCATGAGTGGTCAGCCTCCAGTGATCCCCTGGTGCTCAGGGTCTCAG TTCCAGGCACCACAAAggaacctcccctcccccaaagttCTGTGGATCCTCAAGCTCTGACATCCTCCCCACCCAATGAGTAA
- the LOC141509978 gene encoding platelet glycoprotein VI-like isoform X2, with protein MAPHSAQLCLGLCLCWGIWAQDGTLPKPSLRAEPGSVIPQGKQVKIWCEGVPGANLYLLRKGRVHLNMDKSADGREAQLLISSMRANTAGHYRCLYQRQTLWSEVSEPLELIVTGRYKSPSLLALPSSQVASGQDVTLQCQTEKQYNMTVLYKDEEQINFSVAQPHGRASQANFSILAATPAHGGTYQCYSFHSYIPHEWSASSDPLVLRVSVPGTTKEPPLPQSSVDPQALTSSPPNE; from the exons ATGGCCCCACACTCTGCCCAACTCTGCCTTG GGCTGTGTCTGTGCTGGGGCATCTGGGCACAAGATG GCACATTGCCTAAACCCTCCCTCAGGGCTGAGCCAGGCTCGGTGATTCCCCAGGGGAAACAGGTGAAAATCTGGTGTGAAGGGGTCCCAGGGGCTAATCTGTACCTTCTGAGGAAGGGAAGAGTCCACCTCAACATGGACAAGTCTGCAGATGGGAGGGAGGCCCAGTTACTCATCTCTTCCATGAGAGCAAATACTGCTGGGCACTACAGATGTCTCTACCAAAGACAAACATTATGGTCAGAGGTCAGTGAGCCCCTGGAGCTGATAGTGACAG gaCGATATAAGTCTCCCTCCCTCTTAGCCTTGCCCAGCTCCCAGGTGGCCTCAGGACAGGACGTGACCCTCCAGTGCCAGACAGAGAAACAGTATAATATGACTGTTCTATACAAGGATGAAGAACAAATCAACTTCAGCGTGGCCCAGCCCCATGGAAGGGCATCTCAGGCCAACTTCTCCATCCTGGCTGCGACCCCCGCTCATGGAGGAACTTACCAATGCTACTCTTTTCATAGTTACATCCCCCATGAGTGGTCAGCCTCCAGTGATCCCCTGGTGCTCAGGGTCTCAG TTCCAGGCACCACAAAggaacctcccctcccccaaagttCTGTGGATCCTCAAGCTCTGACATCCTCCCCACCCAATGAGTAA